The following are from one region of the Streptomyces tuirus genome:
- a CDS encoding ABC transporter ATP-binding protein, with protein sequence MSDDKTVSTPDTSGSTLTKGTTADGEVLLKVTGLQKHFPIRKGLLQRQTGAVRAVDGIDFEVRKGETLGVVGESGCGKSTMGRLITRLLEPTGGSVEFEGQDITHLKTGELRPMRRDVQMIFQDPYSSLNPRHTIGTIVGAPFRLQGVEPEGGVKKEVQRLLSVVGLNPEHYNRYPHEFSGGQRQRIGIARALALNPKLVVADEPVSALDVSIQAQVVNLLDDLQEELGLTYVIIAHDLSVVRHVSDRIAVMYLGKIVELAERDQLYKSPMHPYSKALLSAVPVPDPKRRGAKSERILLKGDVPSPIAPPSGCRFHTRCWKATEICKTTEPPLKELRAGQRVACHHPENFADQQPQDTKLLSSAHEVAAENNVGKTAGDDAATVEK encoded by the coding sequence GTGAGCGACGACAAAACGGTGAGCACACCGGACACCAGCGGGAGCACCCTCACCAAGGGCACCACCGCCGACGGCGAGGTCCTGCTGAAGGTGACCGGCCTTCAGAAGCACTTCCCGATCCGCAAGGGCCTGCTCCAGCGGCAGACCGGCGCGGTGCGTGCCGTCGACGGCATCGACTTCGAGGTGCGCAAGGGCGAGACGCTTGGCGTCGTCGGCGAGTCGGGCTGCGGCAAGTCCACCATGGGCCGGCTGATCACCCGGCTGCTGGAACCGACCGGCGGCTCGGTCGAGTTCGAGGGCCAGGACATCACGCACCTGAAGACCGGCGAACTGCGCCCCATGCGCCGCGACGTGCAGATGATCTTCCAGGACCCGTACTCCTCGCTGAACCCCCGCCACACGATCGGCACGATCGTCGGCGCCCCCTTCCGGCTCCAGGGCGTCGAGCCCGAGGGCGGTGTGAAGAAGGAGGTGCAGCGGCTGCTGTCGGTGGTCGGCCTCAACCCCGAGCACTACAACCGCTACCCGCACGAGTTCTCCGGCGGCCAGCGCCAGCGCATCGGCATCGCCCGCGCGCTCGCGCTCAACCCCAAGCTCGTCGTGGCGGACGAGCCGGTCTCGGCGCTGGACGTGTCGATCCAGGCGCAGGTGGTGAACCTGCTCGACGACCTCCAGGAGGAGCTGGGCCTGACGTACGTGATCATCGCGCACGACCTCTCGGTCGTCCGGCACGTCTCGGACCGGATCGCGGTGATGTACCTCGGCAAGATCGTCGAGCTGGCCGAACGCGACCAGCTGTACAAGTCTCCGATGCACCCGTACTCCAAGGCCCTGCTGTCGGCCGTGCCGGTTCCGGACCCGAAGCGCCGGGGCGCCAAGAGCGAGCGCATCCTGCTCAAGGGCGACGTGCCCTCGCCGATCGCCCCGCCGAGCGGCTGCCGCTTCCACACCCGGTGCTGGAAGGCGACGGAGATCTGCAAGACGACCGAGCCGCCGCTCAAGGAGCTGCGGGCCGGGCAGCGGGTCGCCTGTCACCACCCGGAGAACTTCGCGGACCAGCAGCCGCAGGACACCAAGCTGCTGTCGTCGGCGCACGAGGTGGCCGCCGAGAACAACGTGGGGAAGACCGCGGGGGACGACGCCGCGACCGTGGAGAAGTGA